In Pyricularia oryzae 70-15 chromosome 2, whole genome shotgun sequence, one genomic interval encodes:
- a CDS encoding FK506-binding protein 2, which yields MKLLVSLSLLASAAVTVLAADELGIEVTQAVNCERKTKNGDMVHMHYKGTLQSTGDKFDASYDRGTPLAFPLGTGRVIKGWDQGLLDMCIGEKRTLTIPPSLGYGDGGIGPIPGGATLIFETELVSIDGVETPEKIDYVSKAEEAASKATEKVAEKVADKIKEAAEVVKTVVADSDDAGQEHNEL from the exons ATGAAGCTCCTCGTCTCCCTGTCCCTcctggcctcggccgccgtgaCCGTTCTTGCGGCCGATGAGCTTGGTATCGAAGTCACTCAGGCAGTCAACTGCGAGCGCAAGACCAA GAATGGCGATATGGTGCACATGCACTACAAGGGCACACTCCAGTCCACCGGCGACAAGTTCGATGCCA GCTACGATCGGGGCACTCCCTTGGCCTTCCCACTTGGAACCGGCCGAGTGATTAAGGGCTGGGATCAAGGATTGTTGGACATGTGCATTGGCGAGAAGAGG ACATTGACCATCCCACCATCGCTGGGCTACGGTGACGGAGGCATTGGTCCCATCCCGGGCGGCGCAACACTGA TCTTTGAAACCGAGCTCGTCTCCAT CGATGGCGTCGAGACGCCCGAGAAGATTGACTACGTCAgcaaggccgaggaggccgcctcAAAGGCCACTGAGAAGGTTGCCGAGAAGGTTGCGGACAAGATCAAGGAGGCCGCAGAGGTTGTCAAGACTGTCGTTGCTGACTCTGATGACGCCGGCCAGGAGCACAACGAGCTCTAG